A genomic region of Trifolium pratense cultivar HEN17-A07 linkage group LG3, ARS_RC_1.1, whole genome shotgun sequence contains the following coding sequences:
- the LOC123918636 gene encoding furostanol glycoside 26-O-beta-glucosidase-like: MEILSSLRISETTLATLVLVLLFSIPTQAQEYILSKQKPTQHALSVSQIGKASKMINPYDSILEFLNSSSFPNRTSFSHDFLFGTGTSALQIEGGLHEGGRGLGLYLDAAKFPSKIEHYKRYKEDVQHLKKLGINSYRMSISWSRVLPDGTLKGGINQEGINFYNNLINELLENGIEPFVGIMHADYPLALNQKLGGFSNRSIVKHYKDYSELLFKTYGDRVKHWITVNEIEVTSLFTFMLSRDPLSTDQACQNTKICTQVYTVFHNLLISHATTSELYRTKFQTIQRGEIGLSLSSGRYVPYSSKSEDVVAAQRLMDFYWGWVLDPIFHGDYPKIMKEIVGNRLPKFTEKEKHMLKGSTDFIGVNYYTSHFARHEPNRTNVMFDNYDALAVSEVFNAEGKTLGYKDQYSMDYVYPEGLYNVLIYIKKKYNNPKIYITENGITSTKIPNPLKDEHRTAYIAAHINATKAAIDDGVNVQGYFVWSAFDTFEFQMGYSAHWGLYHIDFNDSLKRIPTDAAKWYTKYLTCDLGH; the protein is encoded by the exons ATGGAGATTCTATCATCTTTGCGCATTTCTGAAACTACTCTTGCAACCTTAGTCCTTGTATTGCTTTTCAGCATTCCCACACAAGCACAAGAat ATATTCTTTCCAAACAAAAACCAACTCAACATGCCTTATCCGTGTCACAG ATTGGAAAAGCATCTAAGATGATTAATCCATATGACTCTATATTAGAATTTCTAAATTCTTCAAGCTTTCCAAATCGGACATCATTTTCACATGACTTTTTGTTTGGTACTGGTACTTCTGCCCTTCAA ATTGAAGGAGGACTTCATGAAGGAGGAAGAGGACTTG GTTTGTATTTAGATGCTGCTAAGTTTCCATCAAAGATTGAACATTACAAGCGATATAAG GAGGACGTGCAACATTTGAAGAAGCTAGGAATAAATTCTTACAGAATGTCTATCTCTTGGAGTAGAGTATTACCAG ATGGAACCTTGAAAGGAGGTATAAATCAAGAAGGTATCAACTTCTACAACAATTTGATCAATGAGCTACTTGAAAATG GTATTGAACCATTTGTTGGTATTATGCACGCTGACTATCCATTAGCTCTTAATCAAAAGCTTGGTGGCTTCTCAAATCGTTCCATTGT GAAACATTACAAGGATTATAGTGAACTTCTATTCAAAACATATGGAGATCGAGTGAAACATTGGATTACAGTGAATGAAATAGAAGTCACATCTCTATTTACATTCATGCTCAGCCGCGATCCTTTATCTACTGATCAAGCATgccaaaatactaaaatatgtACACAAGTATATACTGTATTTCATAATTTACTCATTTCCCATGCTACAACGTCAGAGTTATACAGAACAAAATTCCAA ACAATACAAAGGGGGGAAATTGGACTCTCTCTTTCATCAGGAAGATATGTCCCATATAGTTCCAAATCAGAGGATGTGGTTGCTGCTCAAAGACTAATGGATTTCTATTGGGGATG GGTTTTAGATCCAATCTTCCATGGAGACTATCCAAAAATAATGAAAGAGATAGTTGGAAATAGGCTACCAAAATTCACTGAAAAGGAGAAACACATGTTAAAAGGAAGCACAGACTTTATTGGCGTTAATTATTATACTTCTCACTTTGCTAGACATGAACCAAATAGAACCAATGTTATGTTTGACAATTATGATGCCCTAGCTGTTTCAGAAG TTTTTAATGCTGAAGGAAAAACCCTTGGTTATAAG GATCAGTACAGTATGGACTATGTCTATCCTGAAGGACTATATAATGTTTTAATCTACATTAAGAAAAAGTACAATAATCCCAAAATATACATTACTGAAAATG GTATTACTTCTACAAAAATCCCAAATCCATTAAAGGACGAACACCGAACTGCTTACATTGCCGCACATATAAATGCTACTAAGGCAGCAATTGA TGATGGTGTAAATGTTCAAGGATACTTTGTATGGTCAGCATTTGatacatttgaatttcaaatggGCTATTCTGCACATTGGGGTCTTTATCATATTGATTTTAATGATAGTCTCAAGCGTATACCAACTGACGCAGCTAAATGGTACACAAAATATCTGACATGTGATTTGGGGCACTAA
- the LOC123918639 gene encoding furostanol glycoside 26-O-beta-glucosidase-like produces MEILSSLRISETTLATLVLVLLFSIPTQAQEYILSKQKSTQHALSVSQIGKASKMINPYDSILEFLNSSSFPNRTSFSHDFLFGTGTSALQIEGGLHEGGRGLGLYLDVAKFPSKIEHYKRYKEDVQHLKKLGINSYRMSISWSRVLPDGTLKGGINQEGINFYNNLINELLENGIEPFVGIMHADYPLALNQKLGGFSNRSIVKHYKDYSELLFKTYGDRVKHWITVNEIEVTSLFTFMLSRDPLSTDQACQNTKICTQVYTVFHNLLISHATTSELYRTKFQTIQRGEIGLSLSSGRYVPYSSKSEDVVAAQRLMDFYWGWVLDPIFHGDYPKIMKEIVGNRLPKFTEKEKHMLKGSTDFIGVNYYTSHFARHEPNRTNVMFDNYDALAVSEVFNAEGKTLGYKDQYSMDYVYPEGLYNVLIYIKKKYNNPKIYITENGITSTKIPNPLKDEHRTAYIAAHINATKAAIDDGVNVQGYFVWSAFDTFEFQMGYSAHWGLYHIDFNDSLKRIPTDAAKWYTKYLTCDLGH; encoded by the exons ATGGAGATTCTATCATCTTTGCGCATTTCTGAAACTACTCTTGCAACCTTAGTCCTTGTATTGCTTTTCAGCATTCCCACACAAGCACAAGAat ATATTCTTTCCAAACAAAAATCAACTCAACATGCCTTATCCGTGTCACAG ATTGGAAAAGCATCTAAGATGATTAATCCATATGACTCTATATTAGAATTTCTAAATTCTTCAAGCTTTCCAAATCGGACATCATTTTCACATGACTTTTTGTTTGGTACTGGTACTTCTGCCCTTCAA ATTGAAGGAGGACTTCATGAAGGAGGAAGAGGACTTG GTTTGTATTTAGATGTTGCTAAGTTTCCATCAAAGATTGAACATTACAAGCGATATAAG GAGGACGTGCAACATTTGAAGAAGCTAGGAATAAATTCTTACAGAATGTCTATCTCTTGGAGTAGAGTATTACCAG ATGGAACCTTGAAAGGAGGTATAAATCAAGAAGGTATCAACTTCTACAACAATTTGATCAATGAGCTACTTGAAAATG GTATTGAACCATTTGTTGGTATTATGCACGCTGACTATCCATTAGCTCTTAATCAAAAGCTTGGTGGCTTCTCAAATCGTTCCATTGT GAAACATTACAAGGATTATAGTGAACTTCTATTCAAAACATATGGAGATCGAGTGAAACATTGGATTACAGTGAATGAAATAGAAGTCACATCTCTATTTACATTCATGCTCAGCCGCGATCCTTTATCTACTGATCAAGCATgccaaaatactaaaatatgtACACAAGTATATACTGTATTTCATAATTTACTCATTTCCCATGCTACAACGTCAGAGTTATACAGAACAAAATTCCAA ACAATACAAAGGGGGGAAATTGGACTCTCTCTTTCATCAGGAAGATATGTCCCATATAGTTCCAAATCAGAGGATGTGGTTGCTGCTCAAAGACTAATGGATTTCTATTGGGGATG GGTTTTAGATCCAATCTTCCATGGAGACTATCCAAAAATAATGAAAGAGATAGTTGGAAATAGGCTACCAAAATTCACTGAAAAGGAGAAACACATGTTAAAAGGAAGCACAGACTTTATTGGCGTTAATTATTATACTTCTCACTTTGCTAGACATGAACCAAATAGAACCAATGTTATGTTTGACAATTATGATGCCCTAGCTGTTTCAGAAG TTTTTAATGCTGAAGGAAAAACCCTTGGTTATAAG GATCAGTACAGTATGGACTATGTCTATCCTGAAGGACTATATAATGTTTTAATCTACATTAAGAAAAAGTACAATAATCCCAAAATATACATTACTGAAAATG GTATTACTTCTACAAAAATCCCAAATCCATTAAAGGACGAACACCGAACTGCTTACATTGCCGCACATATAAATGCTACTAAGGCAGCAATTGA TGATGGTGTAAATGTTCAAGGATACTTTGTATGGTCAGCATTTGatacatttgaatttcaaatggGCTATTCTGCACATTGGGGTCTTTATCATATTGATTTTAATGATAGTCTCAAGCGTATACCAACTGACGCAGCTAAATGGTACACAAAATATCTGACATGTGATTTGGGGCACTAA
- the LOC123918640 gene encoding furostanol glycoside 26-O-beta-glucosidase-like: MEILSSLRISETTLATLVLVLLFSIPTQAQEYILSKQKSTQHALSVSQIGKASKMINPYDSILEFLNSSSFPNRTSFSHDFLFGTGTSALQIEGGLHEGGRGLGLYLDAAKFPSKIEHYKRYKEDVQHLKKLGINSYRMSISWSRVLPDGTLKGGINQEGINFYNNLINELLENGIEPFVGIMHADYPLALNQKLGGFSNRSIVKHYKDYSELLFKTYGDRVKHWITVNEIEVTSLFTFMLSRDPLSTDQACQNTKICTQVYTVFHNLLISHATTSELYRTKFQTIQRGEIGLSLSSGRYVPYSSKSEDVVAAQRLMDFYWGWVLDPIFHGDYPKIMKEIVGNRLPKFTEKEKHMLKGSTDFIGVNYYTSHFARHEPNRTNVMFDNYDALAVSEVFNAEGKTLGYKDQYSMDYVYPEGLYNVLIYIKKKYNNPKIYITENGITSTKIPNPLKDEHRTAYIAAHINATKAAIDDGVNVQGYFVWSAFDTFEFQMGYSAHWGLYHIDFNDSLKRIPTDAAKWYTKYLTCDLGH, translated from the exons ATGGAGATTCTATCATCTTTGCGCATTTCTGAAACTACTCTTGCAACCTTAGTCCTTGTATTGCTTTTCAGCATTCCCACACAAGCACAAGAat ATATTCTTTCCAAACAAAAATCAACTCAACATGCCTTATCCGTGTCACAG ATTGGAAAAGCATCTAAGATGATTAATCCATATGACTCTATATTAGAATTTCTAAATTCTTCAAGCTTTCCAAATCGGACATCATTTTCACATGACTTTTTGTTTGGTACTGGTACTTCTGCCCTTCAA ATTGAAGGAGGACTTCATGAAGGAGGAAGAGGACTTG GTTTGTATTTAGATGCTGCTAAGTTTCCATCAAAGATTGAACATTACAAGCGATATAAG GAGGACGTGCAACATTTGAAGAAGCTAGGAATAAATTCTTACAGAATGTCTATCTCTTGGAGTAGAGTATTACCAG ATGGAACCTTGAAAGGAGGTATAAATCAAGAAGGTATCAACTTCTACAACAATTTGATCAATGAGCTACTTGAAAATG GTATTGAACCATTTGTTGGTATTATGCACGCTGACTATCCATTAGCTCTTAATCAAAAGCTTGGTGGCTTCTCAAATCGTTCCATTGT GAAACATTACAAGGATTATAGTGAACTTCTATTCAAAACATATGGAGATCGAGTGAAACATTGGATTACAGTGAATGAAATAGAAGTCACATCTCTATTTACATTCATGCTCAGCCGCGATCCTTTATCTACTGATCAAGCATgccaaaatactaaaatatgtACACAAGTATATACTGTATTTCATAATTTACTCATTTCCCATGCTACAACGTCAGAGTTATACAGAACAAAATTCCAA ACAATACAAAGGGGGGAAATTGGACTCTCTCTTTCATCAGGAAGATATGTCCCATATAGTTCCAAATCAGAGGATGTGGTTGCTGCTCAAAGACTAATGGATTTCTATTGGGGATG GGTTTTAGATCCAATCTTCCATGGAGACTATCCAAAAATAATGAAAGAGATAGTTGGAAATAGGCTACCAAAATTCACTGAAAAGGAGAAACACATGTTAAAAGGAAGCACAGACTTTATTGGCGTTAATTATTATACTTCTCACTTTGCTAGACATGAACCAAATAGAACCAATGTTATGTTTGACAATTATGATGCCCTAGCTGTTTCAGAAG TTTTTAATGCTGAAGGAAAAACCCTTGGTTATAAG GATCAGTACAGTATGGACTATGTCTATCCTGAAGGACTATATAATGTTTTAATCTACATTAAGAAAAAGTACAATAATCCCAAAATATACATTACTGAAAATG GTATTACTTCTACAAAAATCCCAAATCCATTAAAGGACGAACACCGAACTGCTTACATTGCCGCACATATAAATGCTACTAAGGCAGCAATTGA TGATGGTGTAAATGTTCAAGGATACTTTGTATGGTCAGCATTTGatacatttgaatttcaaatggGCTATTCTGCACATTGGGGTCTTTATCATATTGATTTTAATGATAGTCTCAAGCGTATACCAACTGACGCAGCTAAATGGTACACAAAATATCTGACATGTGATTTGGGGCACTAA